In Patagioenas fasciata isolate bPatFas1 chromosome 11, bPatFas1.hap1, whole genome shotgun sequence, the following proteins share a genomic window:
- the LOC136106416 gene encoding olfactory receptor 14J1-like: MSYDRYIAICKPLHYGTLLGSRACVHMAAAAWATGFLTALLHTANTFSLPLCKGNALDQFFCEIPQILKLSCSHSYLRELGLIVFSLLIGFGCFLFIVVSYVQIFRAVLRIPSEQGRHKAFSTCLPHLAVVSLLISTSMFAYLKPPSISSPSLDLVVSVLYSVVPPAVNPLIYSMRNQELKDALRKQMTGLFLKL; encoded by the coding sequence atgtcctacgaccgctacattgccatctgcaaacccctgcactacgggaccctcctgggcagcagagcttgtgtccacatggcagcagctgcctgggccactgggtttctcactgctctgctgcacacggccaatacattttcactgccactgtgcaagggcaatgccctggaccagttcttctgtgaaatcccccagatcctcaagctctcctgctcacactcctacctcagggaacttgggcttattgtgtttagtctattaataggatttgggtgttttctcttcatcgtggtgtcctatgtgcagatcttcagggccgtgctgaggatcccctctgagcagggacggcacaaagccttttccacctgcctccctcacctggccgtggtctccctgcttatcagcacttccatgttcgcctacctgaagcccccctccatctcctctccttccctggatctggtggtgtctgttctgtactcggtggtgcctccagcagtgaaccccctcatctacagcatgaggaaccaggagctcaaggatgccctgaggaaacagatgactggattatttctgaagctataa
- the LOC139828812 gene encoding olfactory receptor 14J1-like: MSNSSSITQFLLLPFTDTRELQLLHFWLFLGIYLAALLGNSLIIATIACDQHLHTSMYFFLLSLALLDLGTISATLPKSMANSLCDTRAISSAGCAAQLFFFFFCGTAEYSMLTIMSYDRYVAICKPLHYGTLLGSRACVHMAAAAWATGFLYSLLHTANTFSLPLCKGNALDQFFCEIPQILKLSCSNTYIKEVGFIEVSLLVAFGCFVFIVVSYVQIFRAVLRIPSEQGRHKAFSTCLPHLAVVSLFVSTAMFAYLNFNSISSPSLDLMVSVLYSVVPPAVNPLIYSMRNQELKAAVWKLMTRCCPQVINCP, encoded by the coding sequence atgtccaacagcagctccatcacccagttcctcctcctgccgttcacagacacacgggagctgcagctcttgcacttctggctcttcctgggcatctacctggctgccctcctgggcaacagcctcatcatcgccaccatagcctgtgaccagcacctccacacctccatgtacttcttcctgctcagccttgccctccttgacctgggcaccaTATCTGCCACTCTTccgaagtccatggccaactccctctgtgacaccagagccatctcctctgcaggatgtgctgcccagctcttttttttctttttctgtggtacagcagaatattctatgctcaccatcatgtcctatgaccgctacgttgccatctgcaaacccctgcactacgggaccctcctgggcagcagagcttgtgtccacatggcagcagctgcctgggccactgggtttctctattctctgctgcacacggccaatacattttcactgccactgtgcaagggcaatgccctggaccagttcttctgtgaaatcccccagatcctcaagctctcatgctccaacacctacatcaaggaagtcGGGTTTATTgaggttagtcttttagtagcatttgggtgttttgtgttcattgtggtgtcctatgtgcagatcttcagggctgtgctgaggatcccctctgagcagggacggcacaaagccttttccacctgcctccctcacctggccgtggtctccctgtttgtcagcactgccatgtttgcctacctgaatttcaactccatctcctccccatccctggacctgatggtgtctgttctgtactcggtggtgcctccagcagtgaaccccctcatctacagcatgaggaaccaggagctcaaagcTGCTGTCTGGAAGCTGATGACTCGATGTTGTCCTCAAGTTATAAACTGCCCATGA